One window of the Burkholderia ubonensis subsp. mesacidophila genome contains the following:
- a CDS encoding superinfection immunity protein yields the protein MQTEVLIQAAGSVAAVALYFLPAIIADRRRRHDKLTIALFNALFAWTGIGWLMTLYWACQPNPQADVAQTILAQRRGISMRTFSTGLIERVQRRVAAQEEWAQKQGCR from the coding sequence ATGCAGACCGAAGTCCTGATTCAAGCCGCCGGCTCAGTCGCCGCGGTCGCGCTCTATTTTCTGCCGGCGATCATCGCCGACCGGCGCCGCCGCCACGACAAGCTGACGATCGCGCTGTTCAACGCGCTGTTCGCGTGGACCGGCATCGGCTGGCTGATGACCCTGTACTGGGCCTGCCAGCCGAATCCGCAAGCCGACGTCGCGCAGACGATCCTCGCCCAGCGCCGCGGCATCAGCATGCGCACCTTCTCGACCGGCCTCATCGAACGCGTGCAGCGCCGCGTCGCCGCCCAGGAGGAATGGGCGCAGAAGCAGGGCTGCCGCTGA
- a CDS encoding YgiW/YdeI family stress tolerance OB fold protein translates to MKQLARILTIALAALPAAVYAQYTGPSALTPTTVKELLANGKDDQHVQLQGRIVKHVGGEDYEFADATGTIRVEIDDKLWAGGQPVSDKSEVKLTGEFERKWSGRVKVDADRIDVVR, encoded by the coding sequence ATGAAGCAACTGGCCAGAATCCTGACGATCGCGCTCGCCGCGCTGCCGGCCGCCGTCTATGCGCAATACACCGGGCCGTCCGCGCTGACGCCCACCACCGTGAAGGAACTGCTCGCGAACGGCAAGGACGATCAGCACGTGCAGCTGCAGGGCCGCATCGTCAAGCACGTCGGCGGCGAGGACTACGAATTCGCCGATGCGACCGGCACGATCCGCGTCGAGATCGACGACAAGCTGTGGGCCGGCGGCCAGCCCGTCAGCGACAAGAGCGAAGTGAAGCTGACCGGCGAATTCGAGCGTAAATGGTCGGGCCGCGTGAAGGTCGACGCCGACCGGATCGACGTGGTGCGCTGA
- the penR gene encoding beta-lactamase transcriptional regulator PenR, producing MTKLRPHLPLNALRAFESSARHLNFTRAGLELSVTQAAVSQQVRALEERLGCTLFTRLPRGLGLTDEGRALLPVLSDAFSRIETVLKQFEGGRFREVLSLGVVGTFALGWLMPRLKRFGDVHPFVELRLRTNNNVVDLAAEGLDFAIRFGVGNWPGTRNERLLDAPLTALCTPEIATRLAQPGDLANETQLRSYRTDEWLGWFAAAQLEPWPVNGPVFDSSRLMVEAAMQGAGVALAPACMFTHELQLGQLARPFDIDVQAGGYWLTSLKSKPLTPAMTLFRDWIASEAAGAAPVE from the coding sequence ATGACAAAGCTCCGCCCTCACCTTCCGCTGAATGCGTTGCGCGCCTTCGAATCGTCGGCGCGCCACCTGAACTTCACGCGCGCCGGCCTTGAGCTGAGCGTGACCCAGGCCGCGGTCAGCCAGCAAGTCCGCGCGCTCGAGGAGCGGCTCGGCTGCACGCTGTTCACGCGCCTGCCGCGCGGGCTAGGTCTCACCGACGAGGGTCGCGCGCTGCTGCCCGTGCTGAGCGATGCGTTCAGCCGCATCGAGACGGTGCTCAAGCAGTTCGAGGGCGGGCGCTTCCGCGAGGTGTTGTCGCTCGGGGTTGTCGGCACGTTTGCCCTAGGCTGGCTAATGCCGCGACTAAAGCGCTTCGGCGACGTCCATCCGTTCGTCGAACTGCGGCTGCGGACCAACAACAACGTGGTCGACCTCGCGGCCGAGGGGCTCGATTTCGCGATCCGCTTCGGCGTCGGCAACTGGCCGGGGACGCGCAACGAACGGCTGCTCGACGCGCCGCTCACCGCGCTGTGCACGCCGGAGATCGCCACGCGCCTCGCGCAGCCCGGCGATCTCGCGAACGAAACGCAGCTGCGCTCGTACCGCACCGACGAATGGCTCGGCTGGTTTGCGGCCGCGCAGCTCGAACCGTGGCCGGTCAACGGCCCCGTGTTCGACTCGTCGCGGCTGATGGTCGAGGCAGCCATGCAGGGCGCGGGCGTCGCGCTCGCGCCGGCCTGCATGTTCACGCACGAGCTGCAGCTCGGCCAGCTCGCGCGGCCGTTCGACATCGACGTGCAGGCGGGCGGCTACTGGCTCACATCGCTGAAATCGAAGCCGCTCACGCCGGCGATGACGCTGTTTCGCGACTGGATCGCGAGCGAGGCGGCCGGCGCAGCGCCCGTCGAGTGA
- a CDS encoding cytochrome P450, protein MNPTDPIAAVTHRDPYPYYAALVDGPPLVFDATLGLWVASRAATVSAVLGHPACRVRPLAAPVPPALRGTTAGELFGQLIRMNDGALRHDAPKRAMQAALASVDAGALRRRTAALAAQRLPAHAAPDALNAWCLTVPVCAVAELLGFDDAQLDDVAAWVTDFVAALSPLSTAAQLARASDAAGRLLERMTALVAAARADDSSLVAAVQCAAHEAGWHASGALIANLVGLLSQTCEATAAWLDPAKRPAGEPPVTDDATLDAFVAEVARFDAPVQNTRRFVAARTTLDGVTVDAGDAILVVLAAANRDPAVQRDPHRFVPDRPPGPGFGFGAGPHGCPGERIARAVTVGAIRALLRGGGLPPGDAPGWRYRDSTNVRMPKFEAVR, encoded by the coding sequence ATGAACCCGACCGATCCGATTGCCGCGGTCACGCACCGCGATCCCTACCCCTACTATGCGGCGCTCGTCGACGGGCCGCCGCTCGTGTTCGACGCGACGCTCGGCTTGTGGGTGGCGAGCCGCGCCGCGACCGTGAGCGCCGTGCTCGGCCATCCCGCGTGCCGGGTCCGGCCGCTCGCCGCGCCGGTGCCGCCCGCGTTGCGCGGCACGACGGCGGGCGAGCTGTTCGGCCAGCTGATCCGCATGAACGACGGCGCGCTGCGGCACGACGCGCCGAAGCGGGCAATGCAGGCGGCGCTCGCGTCGGTCGACGCCGGCGCGTTGCGCCGCCGCACGGCCGCGCTCGCCGCGCAGCGCTTGCCGGCGCACGCGGCGCCGGATGCGCTGAATGCGTGGTGCCTGACGGTGCCGGTGTGCGCGGTGGCCGAGCTGCTCGGTTTCGACGACGCGCAGCTGGATGACGTCGCCGCGTGGGTGACCGACTTCGTCGCCGCGCTGTCGCCGCTGTCGACGGCGGCGCAACTGGCCCGTGCAAGCGACGCGGCCGGGCGGCTGCTCGAGCGGATGACGGCACTCGTCGCCGCGGCGCGCGCGGACGACAGCAGCCTCGTCGCGGCGGTGCAATGCGCCGCGCACGAGGCCGGCTGGCACGCGAGCGGCGCGCTGATCGCGAATCTGGTCGGGTTGCTGTCGCAGACTTGCGAGGCGACGGCCGCGTGGCTCGACCCGGCCAAGCGTCCCGCCGGAGAACCGCCGGTGACGGACGACGCGACGCTCGATGCGTTCGTCGCGGAAGTCGCGCGTTTCGACGCGCCGGTGCAGAACACACGCCGCTTCGTTGCGGCGCGCACGACGCTGGACGGCGTGACCGTCGACGCGGGCGACGCGATCCTGGTCGTGCTCGCGGCGGCGAACCGCGATCCGGCCGTGCAGCGCGATCCGCACCGTTTCGTGCCGGACCGGCCGCCGGGGCCCGGGTTCGGCTTCGGCGCGGGGCCGCACGGCTGTCCTGGCGAGCGGATCGCGCGGGCGGTGACGGTGGGGGCGATCAGGGCGCTGTTGCGCGGCGGCGGCTTGCCGCCGGGCGACGCGCCGGGCTGGCGCTACCGGGACTCGACCAACGTCAGGATGCCGAAGTTCGAGGCGGTGCGATGA
- a CDS encoding response regulator produces the protein MRVLLVEDDPLIGSGLEQGLKQEGFAVDWVKDGDAASLALRTTGYGLLLLDLGLPNRDGLSVLAALRRRDENLPAIVITARDGLSDRIAGLDSGADDYLVKPFALEELLARIRAVNRRHAGRAQTTLAVGPLRLDPVKHEVWLDDAEVTLSPKEFVLLHELMREPGAVISREQFEERLYSWGEEIESNAVQVHIHNLRKKLGHDMIRTVRGVGYRIGDAA, from the coding sequence ATGCGCGTACTGCTCGTCGAAGACGATCCGCTGATCGGCAGCGGGCTCGAACAGGGTCTGAAGCAGGAAGGCTTCGCGGTCGACTGGGTGAAGGACGGCGACGCCGCGTCGCTCGCGCTGCGCACGACCGGCTACGGCCTGCTGCTGCTCGATCTCGGCCTGCCCAACCGCGACGGCCTGTCAGTGCTCGCCGCGCTGCGCCGCCGCGACGAGAACCTGCCGGCGATCGTCATCACCGCGCGCGACGGCCTGTCCGACCGCATCGCCGGACTCGACAGCGGCGCTGACGATTACCTCGTGAAGCCGTTCGCGCTCGAGGAACTGCTCGCGCGCATCCGCGCGGTCAACCGGCGCCACGCGGGACGCGCGCAGACCACGCTCGCGGTCGGTCCGCTGCGGCTCGACCCCGTCAAGCACGAGGTCTGGCTCGACGACGCCGAAGTGACGCTGTCGCCGAAGGAATTCGTGCTGCTGCACGAGCTGATGCGCGAGCCGGGCGCGGTGATTTCCCGCGAGCAGTTCGAGGAGCGCCTGTACAGCTGGGGCGAGGAAATCGAAAGCAACGCGGTGCAGGTGCATATCCACAACTTGCGCAAGAAGCTCGGCCACGACATGATCCGCACGGTGCGCGGCGTCGGCTACCGGATCGGTGACGCGGCATGA
- a CDS encoding isocitrate lyase/PEP mutase family protein: MTHPDLQSRHAHAFRALHAQPGAFILPNPWDAGTARLLAMAGFRALATTSAGYAYARGLPDNAVGLDAMLAHIAEIAAAGGLPVSADLENGFGDAPDTVAETIRLAAEAGAVGGSIEDATGRADAPIYPHDAAVERIAAAVAAARALPFPFTLTARCENYLHGRRDLADTIARLVAYRDAGADVLYAPGLSDPGEIAELTRAVDAPVNVVMGLQGVSLSVDALAALGVKRMSVGSALARAALGAFLRGATEMMRDGTFLFANDAIPSRQLDHWFAAENNLPLSFEN; encoded by the coding sequence ATGACCCATCCTGACCTTCAGTCCCGCCACGCGCACGCATTCCGCGCGCTGCATGCGCAGCCCGGCGCGTTCATCCTGCCGAATCCGTGGGATGCCGGCACCGCGCGCCTGCTCGCGATGGCCGGCTTCCGCGCGCTGGCGACGACGAGCGCCGGCTACGCGTATGCGCGCGGGCTGCCGGACAACGCGGTCGGCCTCGACGCGATGCTGGCGCATATCGCCGAGATCGCCGCGGCAGGCGGCTTGCCGGTGAGCGCGGACCTCGAGAACGGCTTTGGCGACGCGCCGGACACGGTCGCCGAGACGATCCGGCTCGCCGCCGAGGCCGGTGCGGTCGGCGGCTCGATCGAGGACGCGACGGGCCGCGCCGACGCGCCGATCTATCCGCACGACGCGGCGGTCGAGCGCATCGCGGCGGCGGTCGCCGCGGCGCGTGCGCTGCCGTTCCCGTTCACGCTGACCGCGCGTTGCGAAAACTACCTGCACGGCCGGCGCGACCTGGCCGACACGATCGCGCGCCTCGTCGCGTATCGCGACGCGGGCGCCGACGTGCTGTACGCGCCGGGCCTGAGCGATCCCGGCGAGATCGCCGAGCTCACGCGCGCGGTCGACGCGCCGGTCAACGTCGTGATGGGGCTGCAGGGTGTGTCGCTCAGCGTCGATGCGCTCGCGGCGCTGGGCGTGAAGCGCATGAGCGTGGGCAGCGCGCTGGCGCGGGCCGCGCTCGGCGCCTTCCTGCGCGGCGCGACGGAAATGATGCGGGACGGCACGTTTTTGTTCGCGAATGACGCGATTCCGTCGCGCCAGCTCGACCATTGGTTCGCCGCGGAGAATAATCTGCCGCTATCGTTCGAAAACTGA
- a CDS encoding YodC family protein — MTIRDMHRTRFRVGDVVTLKTGGPRMTVIYAGPVVFDDADWLICQWFDDSGHFRQEMFHHETVVPEPRAISAGRVRVRMQAQRYRSAA; from the coding sequence ATGACGATCCGAGATATGCACCGTACCCGGTTTCGCGTCGGCGACGTCGTGACGTTGAAAACCGGCGGGCCGCGCATGACGGTGATCTATGCCGGCCCGGTCGTGTTTGACGACGCCGACTGGCTGATTTGCCAGTGGTTCGACGACAGCGGGCACTTCCGGCAGGAGATGTTCCATCACGAGACGGTCGTGCCGGAACCGCGCGCGATTTCGGCCGGCCGGGTGCGCGTGAGGATGCAGGCGCAGCGCTACCGGTCCGCCGCATAG
- a CDS encoding DUF805 domain-containing protein: protein MHHFSALKLLAVLVVFAVCFYPYVRIVRRTGHSGWWVLTMIVPILNFIMLWVFAFVRWPAVDDQQSS from the coding sequence ATGCATCATTTCAGCGCGCTGAAGTTGCTCGCCGTACTCGTCGTCTTCGCCGTCTGCTTCTATCCGTATGTCCGCATCGTCCGCCGAACCGGCCACTCGGGCTGGTGGGTGCTGACGATGATCGTGCCGATCCTGAACTTCATCATGCTCTGGGTGTTCGCGTTCGTGCGCTGGCCGGCCGTCGACGATCAGCAAAGCAGCTGA
- the blaPEN-bcc gene encoding PEN family class A beta-lactamase, Bcc-type: protein MTYSSQRRTLLLAALTAPLALTLKAGASPQANAASAGSATSLAELERAVGGRLGVCALDTATGRRVEHRAGERFPFCSTFKAMLIAAVLAQSVARPALLAQRVTVRQTDPVGWSPVTKKHVGTSMTVGELCEATAQYSDNGAANLLMKLLGGPAAVTAFARSIGDDTFRLDRWELELNTALPGDARDTTTPAAMAASLRALALGDALPAPQRAQFAQWLRGNKTGDKRIRAGVPPGWQVGDKTGTGDYGTLNDIGVLWPPARGPIVLTVYYTQAHADAKRDDGVIVAATRIAIAALG, encoded by the coding sequence ATGACCTACTCATCGCAACGCCGAACCCTGCTGCTTGCCGCCTTGACGGCGCCGCTCGCGCTGACCCTGAAGGCGGGCGCGTCGCCGCAGGCGAATGCCGCCTCCGCGGGTTCGGCGACATCGCTCGCGGAACTCGAACGCGCCGTGGGTGGCCGCCTCGGCGTGTGCGCGCTCGACACTGCGACCGGCCGGCGCGTGGAGCATCGCGCCGGCGAGCGGTTCCCGTTCTGCAGCACGTTCAAGGCCATGCTGATCGCGGCGGTGCTTGCGCAGTCCGTCGCGCGTCCGGCGTTGCTCGCGCAGCGCGTGACGGTTCGGCAGACTGATCCCGTGGGGTGGTCGCCGGTGACGAAGAAACACGTCGGCACGAGCATGACGGTCGGCGAGCTGTGCGAGGCGACGGCCCAGTACAGCGACAATGGGGCCGCGAACCTGCTGATGAAACTGCTCGGCGGGCCGGCGGCGGTGACCGCGTTCGCACGCTCGATCGGCGACGATACGTTCCGGCTCGACCGTTGGGAACTCGAATTGAATACCGCGCTGCCGGGCGACGCGCGCGATACGACGACGCCCGCCGCGATGGCGGCGAGCCTGCGCGCACTGGCGCTCGGCGATGCGTTGCCGGCGCCCCAGCGTGCGCAGTTCGCGCAATGGCTGCGCGGCAACAAGACGGGCGACAAGCGGATTCGCGCGGGCGTGCCGCCGGGATGGCAGGTCGGCGACAAGACCGGCACCGGCGACTACGGGACGCTCAACGACATCGGCGTACTTTGGCCGCCCGCGCGCGGGCCGATCGTGCTGACCGTGTACTACACGCAGGCGCACGCCGATGCGAAGAGGGACGACGGCGTGATCGTGGCGGCGACGCGCATCGCGATCGCGGCGCTCGGCTGA
- a CDS encoding MurR/RpiR family transcriptional regulator — MAANFDELASRIRAQFSELSPQFQAGAAFLLDHPDEVAVSSMRKVAQRAQVQPASLVRLAQQFGFPGWNELRDLCVARVRTRPEPLTQRARSLVRPDAKASLAHDLLAAQQHNLAATAAQNADALAEAAKLIRKASHVHVAGFRSCYPVAFGLVYGYRLFRPTVSLLAGVAGSLEMELRTIAKHSVTVIVSFAPYSAEATRVAQAAKAQGSRIVAITDSAVSPIALHADAQLIFTHDSPSFFPSLVAAHALTEALVAQLLALEGSDAIAELERAEAELHAKGAYVA, encoded by the coding sequence ATGGCCGCCAATTTCGACGAACTCGCGTCCCGGATCCGGGCGCAATTTTCCGAGCTGAGCCCGCAATTCCAGGCGGGCGCGGCATTCCTGCTCGATCATCCCGACGAAGTCGCCGTGTCGTCGATGCGCAAGGTCGCGCAGCGCGCGCAGGTGCAGCCCGCGTCGCTCGTGCGGCTCGCGCAGCAATTCGGTTTCCCCGGCTGGAACGAGTTGCGCGACCTGTGCGTCGCGCGCGTGCGCACGCGCCCCGAGCCGTTGACGCAGCGCGCGCGCTCGCTCGTGCGGCCCGACGCGAAGGCGTCGCTCGCGCACGACCTGCTCGCCGCGCAGCAGCACAACCTCGCCGCGACCGCCGCGCAAAACGCGGACGCACTCGCCGAAGCGGCGAAGCTGATCCGCAAGGCATCGCACGTGCACGTCGCGGGATTCCGCTCGTGCTACCCGGTCGCGTTCGGGCTCGTGTACGGCTACCGGCTGTTCCGGCCGACCGTGTCGCTGCTCGCCGGCGTCGCCGGCTCGCTCGAAATGGAACTGCGCACGATCGCGAAGCACAGCGTGACCGTGATCGTCAGCTTCGCGCCGTATTCGGCGGAGGCGACGCGCGTCGCGCAGGCCGCGAAGGCGCAGGGCAGCCGGATCGTCGCGATCACCGACAGCGCGGTGTCGCCGATCGCGCTGCATGCCGATGCGCAACTGATCTTCACGCACGACAGCCCGTCGTTCTTCCCGTCGCTCGTCGCCGCGCATGCGCTCACCGAAGCGCTCGTCGCGCAGCTGCTCGCGCTCGAGGGCAGCGACGCGATCGCCGAGCTCGAACGCGCGGAAGCCGAACTGCACGCGAAGGGCGCCTACGTGGCCTGA
- a CDS encoding rhodanese-like domain-containing protein, producing the protein MSCVTDVPAADSPAALAHFEASLRFETDCWDVHDALASGAPDFVLLDVRGPEQFAAGHVPGARNLPHRKIVAGKLAGYPAGTLFVVYCAGPHCNGAARAAVRLARLGRPVKLMIGGITGWRDEGFALRNEAGPADHLAA; encoded by the coding sequence ATGTCCTGCGTCACCGACGTTCCCGCCGCCGACAGCCCCGCCGCCCTCGCGCATTTCGAAGCGTCGCTGCGCTTCGAGACCGATTGCTGGGACGTGCACGACGCGCTCGCGTCCGGCGCGCCCGATTTCGTGCTGCTCGACGTCCGCGGCCCCGAGCAGTTCGCCGCCGGCCACGTGCCCGGCGCCCGCAACCTGCCGCATCGCAAGATCGTCGCGGGCAAGCTCGCCGGCTACCCGGCCGGGACGCTGTTCGTCGTCTACTGCGCCGGGCCGCACTGCAACGGCGCCGCCCGCGCCGCAGTCCGCCTCGCGCGGCTCGGCCGGCCGGTCAAGCTGATGATCGGCGGCATCACGGGCTGGCGCGATGAAGGTTTCGCGTTGCGTAACGAAGCCGGCCCGGCGGACCATCTGGCCGCCTGA
- the ftrA gene encoding transcriptional regulator FtrA has protein sequence MQNHLVVALAYDRLCTFEFGCVVELFALERPELGVDWYRFAVCASEPGPVRAAGGITVAAPYRLAMLDRADTIVIPGWRDPDELPPEPLLKKLRAAHRRGARLCSICSGVFVLAAAGVLDGLAATTHWRYAERLQARYPAVRVNPDALYIDEGQVVTSAGSAAGLDMLLHLVRRDHGGAIANRVAQRLVLPPHRDGGQAQFVPRPVAPGGSDRLARLIDWMRAHAAEPHTLASLAAQAAMSPRTLQRQFADATGMSPLAWLIRERVNVAKDLLEANPALPLAQVAARAGFGSEESLRRHFRRIAATSPAAYRRGMGRGVTAR, from the coding sequence ATGCAAAACCATCTCGTCGTCGCGCTCGCCTACGATCGCCTCTGCACGTTCGAATTCGGCTGCGTGGTCGAACTGTTCGCGCTCGAACGCCCGGAACTGGGCGTCGACTGGTATCGCTTCGCGGTGTGCGCGAGCGAGCCGGGCCCGGTGCGCGCGGCCGGCGGCATCACGGTTGCCGCGCCGTACCGGCTCGCGATGCTCGACCGCGCGGACACGATCGTGATTCCCGGCTGGCGCGATCCGGACGAGCTGCCGCCTGAACCGCTGCTGAAGAAACTGCGCGCCGCGCACCGGCGCGGCGCGCGACTCTGCTCGATCTGTTCCGGCGTGTTCGTGCTGGCCGCGGCGGGCGTGCTCGACGGCCTGGCCGCGACGACCCACTGGCGCTACGCGGAGCGCCTGCAGGCGCGCTATCCGGCGGTGCGCGTGAATCCGGACGCGCTGTACATCGACGAAGGGCAGGTCGTCACGTCGGCCGGATCGGCGGCGGGGCTCGACATGCTGCTGCATCTCGTGCGCCGCGATCACGGCGGCGCGATCGCCAATCGCGTCGCGCAGCGCCTCGTGCTGCCGCCGCATCGCGACGGCGGCCAGGCGCAGTTCGTGCCGCGTCCGGTCGCGCCGGGCGGCAGCGACCGGCTCGCCAGGCTGATCGACTGGATGCGCGCGCACGCGGCCGAGCCGCATACACTCGCGTCGCTCGCCGCGCAGGCCGCGATGAGCCCGCGCACGCTGCAGCGGCAGTTCGCCGACGCGACCGGCATGTCGCCGCTCGCGTGGTTGATCCGCGAACGCGTGAACGTCGCGAAGGACCTGCTCGAAGCGAATCCGGCGCTGCCGCTCGCGCAGGTCGCGGCGCGCGCGGGCTTCGGGTCGGAGGAGTCGCTGCGCCGGCATTTCCGGCGCATCGCGGCGACGAGTCCGGCCGCGTACCGGCGCGGGATGGGTCGTGGCGTGACGGCGCGCTGA
- a CDS encoding ATP-binding protein: protein MTSVRRALMRWRGASLRRRLLFWLLPAACVIGLLASAGTYWGALRELDDLLDDQMRSMTKQIVVGPNGELSFSRDAGGKHHFKVDDPDAVLLQVWRNGALVYSTDRDLTLPPPAQTGIASVDVGGQSWRTYVTERGGTTIRVAQARHARWEAIAGIAVHLLWPVLSMLPVLAIGLWFGIGAGLRPLRLIAAGLKRRNANNLEPVDVASMPNEVRPLAEAINDLLARLDRSFTLQRHFIADAAHELRTPIMGLSIQSQLLRRATTPDERERILAQIHAGTTRLGHLAEQLLTLARLEPDAQTAAFAPIDLAALCRAVVADRARVADAHRVDLGVIGTSPVTVAGNADTLRVLLNNLVDNAIRYAGDGACIDVSARVDGATPVLEVSDDGPGIPEAERADVWERFYRGAGAQTATSSGSGLGLSIVKRIAEQHRATVTLGTSSGGRGLTVTVRFNAPV, encoded by the coding sequence ATGACGAGCGTACGGCGCGCGCTCATGCGCTGGCGCGGCGCATCGCTGCGGCGCCGCCTGCTGTTCTGGCTGCTGCCCGCCGCCTGCGTGATCGGCCTGCTCGCGAGCGCGGGCACCTACTGGGGCGCGCTGCGCGAACTCGACGACCTGCTCGACGACCAGATGCGCAGCATGACGAAACAGATCGTCGTCGGCCCGAACGGCGAGCTGTCGTTCAGCCGCGACGCCGGCGGCAAGCACCACTTCAAGGTCGACGATCCCGACGCGGTGCTGCTGCAGGTGTGGCGCAACGGCGCGCTCGTCTATTCGACCGACCGCGATCTGACGCTGCCGCCGCCGGCGCAGACCGGCATCGCGAGCGTCGACGTCGGCGGCCAGTCGTGGCGCACCTACGTGACCGAACGCGGCGGCACGACGATACGTGTCGCGCAGGCGCGCCACGCGCGCTGGGAAGCGATCGCAGGGATCGCCGTCCACCTGCTGTGGCCGGTGCTGTCGATGCTGCCCGTGCTGGCGATCGGGCTGTGGTTCGGCATCGGCGCGGGGCTGCGGCCGCTGCGCCTGATCGCCGCCGGGCTCAAGCGCCGCAATGCGAACAATCTCGAACCGGTGGACGTCGCGTCCATGCCGAACGAGGTGCGTCCGCTCGCCGAAGCGATCAACGACCTGCTCGCCCGCCTCGACCGCTCGTTCACGCTGCAGCGGCATTTCATCGCCGACGCCGCGCACGAGCTGCGCACGCCGATCATGGGCCTGTCGATCCAGTCGCAGCTGCTGCGTCGCGCGACGACGCCCGACGAACGCGAGCGCATCCTCGCGCAGATCCACGCCGGCACGACGCGGCTCGGCCATCTCGCCGAACAGCTGCTCACGCTCGCCCGCCTCGAACCGGACGCGCAGACGGCGGCTTTCGCGCCGATCGATCTCGCCGCGCTGTGCCGCGCGGTGGTCGCGGATCGCGCGCGCGTCGCCGACGCGCATCGCGTCGACCTCGGTGTGATCGGCACGTCGCCCGTCACGGTCGCCGGCAACGCCGACACGTTGCGCGTGCTGCTGAACAATCTCGTCGACAACGCGATCCGCTACGCGGGCGATGGCGCCTGCATCGACGTCAGCGCGCGCGTCGACGGCGCGACGCCCGTGCTCGAAGTGTCGGACGACGGCCCCGGCATTCCGGAAGCGGAACGGGCGGACGTGTGGGAGCGGTTCTATCGCGGCGCCGGCGCGCAGACGGCGACGTCGTCGGGCAGCGGGCTCGGCCTGTCGATCGTCAAGCGGATCGCCGAGCAGCATCGCGCGACCGTCACGCTCGGCACGAGCTCGGGCGGACGCGGACTCACCGTCACGGTGCGCTTCAATGCACCAGTGTGA